In Vitis vinifera cultivar Pinot Noir 40024 chromosome 11, ASM3070453v1, a genomic segment contains:
- the LOC100257716 gene encoding uncharacterized protein LOC100257716 produces the protein MLLRSSSTPILNSWPPNSKESSSEPEMVPQILLSRSISLTTSSLSSVEGSSKKMSRALSETDLRELSLPKRKPITKTVNRLSSLPVDEREEEDSCPISRTASYGGLWWGVGSDAGCEGVCVEGGSEGGGGSDGGYAHGKSGYGDSNNGNGNMESYYRTMIEANPGNALLLGNYARFLKEVRGDYIKAEEYCGRAILANPNDGNILSLFADLIWQVHKDSDRAESYFDQAVKASPDDCFVLASYAHFLWEEEEEEEEKERVEGEYMKETSSHPVFRGASPSLPPLAAAS, from the exons ATGCTTCTCCGAAGTTCATCGACTCCGATACTGAATTCATGGCCCCCCAATTCGAAAGAATCATCATCCGAGCCAGAGATGGTACCCCAAATTCTTCTCAGTCGTTCCATTTCATTGACAACGAGTTCTTTGTCTTCAGTGGAAGGCTCATCCAAGAAGATGTCCAGAGCGCTGTCTGAGACCGATCTCCGGGAGCTTTCGCTCCCCAAACGGAAGCCTATAACGAAAACTGTAAATCGGCTCTCATCATTGCCGGTTGAcgagagagaggaagaagatTCGTGTCCGATTTCGAGAACGGCGTCGTATGGAGGGTTGTGGTGGGGTGTTGGGTCGGATGCAGGGTGTGAAGGTGTTTGTGTTGAGGGTGGGAGCGAAGGTGGCGGAGGTTCGGACGGTGGATATGCGCATGGGAAATCAGGTTATGGAGACTCCAATAACGGGAATGGTAATATGGAATCTTATTATCGGACGATGATTGAGGCTAATCCTGGGAAcgcccttcttcttggcaattaCGCAAGGTTCTTAAAAGAG GTTCGTGGAGATTACATCAAAGCAGAAGAGTACTGTGGGAGAGCAATTTTGGCAAACCCAAATGATGGAAATATTCTCTCACTCTTCGCTGATCTCATATGGCAGGTTCACAAGGATAGTGATCGCGCTGAGAGTTACTTCGATCAAGCTGTTAAAGCCTCCCCTGATGACTG TTTTGTTCTAGCTTCTTATGCCCACTTTCTTtgggaagaggaagaggaagaggaagaaaaggaaagggtAGAGGGAGAATACATGAAGGAAACATCATCACACCCAGTCTTCCGAGGCGCTTCTCCATCACTACCTCCTTTAGCTGCTGCCTCCTAG